The genomic region CAAAATCATCGCGCTTGATGAAAGTATAAGTTGCAATCATGGAAATTCTTCTTTCCCACAAACTTTTTGATTTAGCCAGTTGATAAAGCGGCTTCCTATCCCGCTCAAATAAATATCCCCCAACGATTTGATGCGCCGAGCCATCAACGAGATCCCAATTGTTGATATATTTCGTATGGCTTAAGTATGCCTCGTAAATCTTCTTTTGTTCTTTGTCTGTTTCTTTTTTGAATCGATTCACCAGCATAATTAAAGCCAACAAACGTTCTTCATGATACTTCGACTTCAGTAATTTCAGAACTTCATCAACCGGCAACTCTTTAAATTTCCGCGCTACCTTTTTTGTAACCGGCACCCGGATGCCCAGGAACAGGTCCCCCTCGCCGTATTCGCCAGGACCGGTTTTAAAAAATCGCAGTGAGTGCTCAGCAATCTTAGGATTGCTCAATTCCTGCATCTGCGCCTTGACATCTTTGAGGGAAACGCTCATTGTGTGCAATACAACTTTTCGAAAAGTTACTATTTGATTTTTATCACCATAAATGTCACGTCATCCTGCTGAGCACGTCCGTTCGCCCAGACCTCTCCTGCTTTTTTCAGATGTTCTATTATTTCTTCAGGTGAGTGAGCGCCGGTTTCTTCAAAAAGCACTTTCACCTGCTCCTCACCCAGCATTTCGTCCTGCGGATTAAACATCTCCTCCAGGCCGTCACTCATGAAAAGAACCGTATCGCCTGCACTCAAATGAAGTTTTTTGTCTTTGTAGGGAAAATTGCCAAAACCTCCCAGCGGCATTCCTTTTAGCGCGACTTCTTCAACCCGGCCAGTGGACGAACGATAGATCAGCGTAAAGGGCATGCCTGCCGCTGCAACCTGCATGTGATGATCCTTAAACTTTGCTATGGTCAACGCCATGAACATCTTTTTCAGGCCCATCGCCTTGATGACCTTGGTACCTTTTTTCAAGAATTCAATTGGCTCAGGCTCATCTGCAACGGCATTGAACAGGCTTTTGGTGGCCGCGACCATGGTGCCTGCCTGCATACCGTGCCCGGTCGCATCGCCAATTGCTACGGTCAAAGTGCCATTATCAGCAAGGTGAAAATCGTAATAATCACCGCCGACTTCTGTTGCGGTTTTCATAAAGACACCAATTTCGAGATGCGGATGCTGGGGTAGCTCTTTTGGCAGCATGGAGAGTTGGAGCTGGCGGGCCTGTTCGAGTTCTTTGGTTTTACGGGTGTTTTCATCGTTGGTCTGTGCAAAATTCCGAGCCAGATATATAGACATGAATATCAAAAGGCCAAAAATCCCAGTGAATAATAGTTCATCCGTAAAACTATTCGATCCCCCAAGAGCTAAAACCACCATTATATATCCCAATGACAAGATAAAAATCA from candidate division KSB1 bacterium harbors:
- a CDS encoding DNA alkylation repair protein, with amino-acid sequence MSVSLKDVKAQMQELSNPKIAEHSLRFFKTGPGEYGEGDLFLGIRVPVTKKVARKFKELPVDEVLKLLKSKYHEERLLALIMLVNRFKKETDKEQKKIYEAYLSHTKYINNWDLVDGSAHQIVGGYLFERDRKPLYQLAKSKSLWERRISMIATYTFIKRDDFEDTLNLSAILLTDEEDLMHKAVGWMLREVGKKDIEVEERFLRKHYKKMPRTMLRYAIEKFEEKKRKGYLHGKI